AGCATATGTCTGAGACCCTTCAGGAGAACTAGAAGCCCgattcttcttgttttgttcaCTCCTTTGTATATTCTTTTCACTTTCCCAAATTCTCTTTATTTCTGTCCAATCGTCACCGGTAATGAAATCTGGCTTCCCTTGACTTCTCTTTGCTTTATTCATCACATTTCGTATGTGATCACCggctttcttcttaaaaattcttctaacTTCATTCTCTTCCATTTCATCCCAGCTGAACTTCCgctgtaatcaatagaaaaataagtgattttaTTTACATTGAACTTTGTTTGTGAGGAGGTAATTTCTTGGATGCAAAAACCAACAATTTTGAGGTGCAAGGGGGAAGATAGAATAATTAACTTCTTCCAAATGACAGGAGGATAAGTGACACGTGATCT
This sequence is a window from Rhodamnia argentea isolate NSW1041297 chromosome 3, ASM2092103v1, whole genome shotgun sequence. Protein-coding genes within it:
- the LOC115757345 gene encoding uncharacterized protein LOC115757345 isoform X2 — protein: MYVVRQLNKIVNNYWRGPWNSYSGAQKQVKDLWWNEFKRKFSWDEMEENEVRRIFKKKAGDHIRNVMNKAKRSQGKPDFITGK